In Uranotaenia lowii strain MFRU-FL chromosome 2, ASM2978415v1, whole genome shotgun sequence, one genomic interval encodes:
- the LOC129741681 gene encoding protein G12-like: MKAVILLSALVAIVGVSATPAQINSQRGLQEDLNEFLALVPIDELAKLALGYFQNDKEIQDAFAYMQGKEFAAIWDQLFALKEVKDLLNYLEKAGLKVYDALNTVADFFGLNHVKPIRSTLKTGGLNGFLEEAIALLPKDKLKALFEEKLKTSPEFKALFEKLQHADFQKLVEFYNNSKEVQSLFTKLREHGIDVDKIIELVAGFFGWGRFY, from the exons ATGAAAGCAGTCATCCTTCTCTCAGCCCTTGTGGCAATCGTCGGAGTCTCGGCTACCCCAGCCCAAATCAACTCCCAACGTGGACTTCAGGAAGATCTGAACGAATTCCTCGCCCTGGTCCCGATCGACGAACTGGCCAAGCTAGCTCTCGGCTACTTCCAGAACGATAAGGAAATCCAGGATGCCTTTGCCTACATGCAGGGTAAGGAATTCGCCGCCATCTGGGATCAGCTGTTTGCCCTCAAAGAAGTCAAGGATCTGCTGAACTATCTGGAGAAGGCTGGACTCAAGGTGTACGATGCTCTCAACACGGTTGCCGATTTCTTCGGGCTGAACCACGTTAAGCCAATCCGATCCACCTTGAAGACTGGAGGATTGAACGGATTCCTGGAAGAGGCCATCGCTCTGCTGCCCAAGGATAAACTGAAGGCTTTGTTCGAGGAAAAGCTGAAGACCAGCCCGGAGTTCAAGGCTCTGTTCGAGAAGCTGCAACATGCCGACTTCCAGAAGCTGGTGGAGTTCTACAAC AACTCCAAGGAAGTTCAATCGCTGTTCACCAAGCTGCGTGAACATGGCATTGATGTGGATAAGATCATCGAGCTGGTTGCTGGATTCTTTGGATGGGGTCGATTCTACTAA